In Haloarcula ordinaria, the genomic window CGAAGAGCGGGTCCGCAACATCATCGCCGAGCGTGGCCTGCCCGCATTCACCGAGCACACCATCACCGACGAAGCGCGACTGTTCGAGGAACTCGGCGATATCCGCGAACGCGGGGTCGCCTTCGCCGACGAGGAGTTGGTCGAGGGGCTCCGCGCCGTCGGCGTCCTCATCCGCGGGTCCGACGACCGGGTCCTAGGGGCGCTGACCGTCGCGGGCCCGACCCACCGCTTGAAAGACGACGTCTGGCGCGAGGACATCCCCAATCTCCTGCTCGGTACCGCGAACGAGCCGAGCTGAAAATTGAGTACGAGTGAGCGCGATAGGAAGTGGCTCGGAGACGGAATCAGATCCCCGAAGTAGGGATTGCCGTTGACTTGTTGGCAAAGAGTCGACGACTGAACCCCGCTCATGCTGAACCCATTCAGAGAGAGCTCGTCCACTCCTGCTCGCCGGTCGACCGGCTCGGCAGTTCGGCTCGACGACCAGCGAAGAGTCTGTCCCGCGTGCTAATGGAAACGCCAATCGAAGGTCAGTCGTCGGCGGAAGGAGCCTCGGCCTGCCCCTGCCAGAGGTTCGCGTACGTCCCGCCGCTCGCGACCAGTTCCTCGTGTGCCCCCTGCTCGACGATACGGCCCTCATCCATCACGACGACCTCGTCGGCGTTCCGAATCGTCGAGAGCCGGTGGGCGATGATGAACGCGGTCCGCTCCTCGACCAGCCGCTCGAGGCTCTCCTGGATCAGCTCCTCGGTCTCCGTGTCGACGTCGGAGGTGGCCTCGTCGAAGACGATGATCTCGGGGTCGTTGAGCAGTGCCCGGGCGATGGCGAGGCGCTGGCGCTGGCCGCCCGAGAGCTTGATGCCCCGCTCGCCTATCTGGGTGTCGTACCCGCTGGGGAGTTCCGCGATGAACTCGTCGGCCGCGGCGGCTTCGGCCGCCCGCTCAACCTGGGCCCGGGCGCTCCCGTCGTCGGCTCCCGACCACTCGGCCTCAAGGGTCTCGCGGTCGCCGTAGGCGATGTTCTCCGCGACGGTCCCCGAGAACAGGTACGGATTCTGCTCGACGATGGCGATGGTATCCCGTAACGACTGGAGGTCGTACTGCCGGACGTCGGTCCCGTCGACCCGGACTGCCCCCTCGTCGACGTCGTGGAACCGGGGAATGAGCTTCAGGAGCGTCGACTTGCCGGCCCCGGTCGCCCCGGCAAGCCCGATGGTCGTCCCCGCGGGGACGTCGAGCGAAACGTCGTGGAGGACAGGCTCACGGTCCCCGTACGAGAAGGTGACGTCCTCGAAGGTGACGTCCCCGTCGACCATCTCGGGGACGTGTGCCGGGTCGGGGCTGGTGATAGTGGGCTCGCGGCCGAGCAGCCCGAACACGCGCTCGGCACTGGACTTCGCGAGCTGGTACTTGTTCGCCGACTTCCCGACCCGACGCATCGGGGAGTAGAGCCGCCGCAACAGGAGGAAGAAGAGTGCGAACCCACCGAGGGTGAGCGCCTCTGCCTCGCCGGGAATACCGGTGATGATGTCGGTCCCACCGATATAGAGAACGAGGACGAACACGACGCCAGTCAGCAGCCGGAGGGTGGCGAAGAACCCGCGTCGGATTCGCAGCGCCGCGACTTTCTCGTCGTGGTAGGCCTCACTCTGCTCGGCGACCCGACCGTGTTCGAAGCCGTAGCGGTCGAACGCCTTGATCACCGCGGCGCCGCCGAGGTTGTTCTCGAGTCGCGTGTTCAGCCGGGCGACGGTCTCGCGGATTGACTTGTATCGAGGCTCGATCCAGGTGAGAAACTGTCCGCTGGCCAGCCCGATGATCGGGACCGGTGCCAGCGCGATGAGCGCCAGTTTGGGCGAGTACGTCCAGAGGATGATGGCGATACCGCCGACCGTCGCGACCACCCGGATGAGCTGTCGGAACTCCGTATTGAGGAACTGCTCGAGGCGGTTGATGTCGCTGTTGAGGATCGACATCATCCCGCCGGTCTGGTGGTCGGTGAAGAAATCCATCGAGAGCCGCTGGAGGTGGTCGTACGTGTCGTTCCGAAGATCACGCTGGACCTTCTGGGCGGTCGCTTGGAGCAGATAGCGGGAGGCAAAGCGGGCGACCGACCGGACCAGGTACGCGAGGACCGCGATGAGGACGAGCTGTTCGAGCAGCGCGAGGCGGGCCGCCTCGCCGGTGATCTCACCTGGCGGGAGCAAGCCCAGGTCGGTCAACAGTCCCGCGTCGGCCGAGCCACGAATCGCGCGGTCGATAGCGGCCGCGACGACGATCGGCGGGACGAGTCGGGCGAACCGCGTGAGGAACGCCGCGAGCACGCCGAGCGTGAGGGTGGGCCAGTAGCGTTTGGCGTAGCCGAGCAAGCTCACCATCGGGTGACCGTCGACGTTCTCCCGGACGTGTTCGAACCCGCCGTGGTCGTCTGTCACTGTGCTCGCTAACGGTCTCGTATACAAGTATCCGGTGACATGACGCTGTTGAAACCCGTCGCTGATAGTTCGTTGCAAACTTGCTGTATTTACAGCGCAGAGTCAGCACGCTCGGGGGGTAATCAGTGAAGGCTGATGGGCGATACGTGCAGGAGGAGCACTTCTCGACGGGGAACAGGCACCGTACTGGTCTATCTAGTCCGGGGATATTTACCAGTGAAGTTAGAACCGTTCCGACATGTCTGGTAAGCCCTCCATTCCTCAGGCACAAGCGGTATCGTCATATATCGAAGACGGCGCACGTATTGCGGCGATTCTCATCATTTGGGGAGTTATCTCTGCGGTGTTCACATACGGAGTGAGTGATCTTGGACTGCCCTTCGAGCAACTCTGGCTCCAACTCGGGCAGGTCTTTGCTGTTACTGGTGTGCTTAACGCTATCCTGTATCTCCTGTACCGCGCCACCGATTACTGGCACCACACCGCCTGACTCTCACCATACCTTTGGAGTAGCGATCAATCTGCACACCTACTGACTTCTGTAACCACTCACCCTCGCTTTGAGATGAACCAAAACAACGGTAGCGACTTCTCTCACAAGTCACAATCCGGTCCATAGGGTCCAAGGCTGTATCACGCAGAGGAGAAACCCCTGTCAAAGCCAGCAGAATACACCTGCTGAATACAGCGCGCGTCTCGGCCGGATACTTCGCCTGAAATTGACGCGTCTTACGGTGCGGTTTCGTACCAGGCAGGGGATGGCAACAGAGTCTGGTAGTACTTTCGAAAGCGGAGGAGAAGAATCAAGTCTGTTCTACTATCGAGGCCATCCCAGATGGACGCCATTCATCCGTACTATGTGACGGAGTGTACGCCCGAGAACGAACCCACAGACCGCAACGGGGAGTCCAAATCCAGCTGCGAATAGTATCGCCATACCCACTGCGTTTGGAAGCGACACGACCTGGTTTCCCCACGTGTAGGTGACGGTCGTTCCGTATCGGGTAACGGCTGCACCAAAGATGGGTGCGCTCACGAGGAGGCCTGTCGGGAGCAGTCCCGAATTGGCACCGGCACTAATCGCTCCGAGCACGAGCAAACTGCCGACGGCGAGGAAGATAGCCAGCGATGGGTCGGTGCCGAACCACGTCCCACGGACCCAGACGGTCAATGTCTCGTAGCCGACTGTCGAGACGACTCCCCAGGACGTTACGAGCGCCAATACCGGGGATAAGAGCGCGATGACCAGCGAAACGTCGTGACGCGTCCCCAGGACGACGGTTCGTAGCGGCCCGGTCACGAACTGTTTGACAGGCCCGGAGAGGACCATCCTCGATTTGCTGTGGGCACTAGCTCCCAGCGACCAGACCGCGCGAGTGAGTCGATGAAGGAGGTCCCATATCGTCAGCGTCATCGAACGGATAGCACCGGCTATTCGTTCCACCGTCACAACGAGGAACATAGTCGCGTCGGTAGCCGCAGACTGGAGGGAGGACCAATCGGAGCGCATATTCGAGGATTACTACCGAATC contains:
- a CDS encoding ABC transporter ATP-binding protein, whose translation is MTDDHGGFEHVRENVDGHPMVSLLGYAKRYWPTLTLGVLAAFLTRFARLVPPIVVAAAIDRAIRGSADAGLLTDLGLLPPGEITGEAARLALLEQLVLIAVLAYLVRSVARFASRYLLQATAQKVQRDLRNDTYDHLQRLSMDFFTDHQTGGMMSILNSDINRLEQFLNTEFRQLIRVVATVGGIAIILWTYSPKLALIALAPVPIIGLASGQFLTWIEPRYKSIRETVARLNTRLENNLGGAAVIKAFDRYGFEHGRVAEQSEAYHDEKVAALRIRRGFFATLRLLTGVVFVLVLYIGGTDIITGIPGEAEALTLGGFALFFLLLRRLYSPMRRVGKSANKYQLAKSSAERVFGLLGREPTITSPDPAHVPEMVDGDVTFEDVTFSYGDREPVLHDVSLDVPAGTTIGLAGATGAGKSTLLKLIPRFHDVDEGAVRVDGTDVRQYDLQSLRDTIAIVEQNPYLFSGTVAENIAYGDRETLEAEWSGADDGSARAQVERAAEAAAADEFIAELPSGYDTQIGERGIKLSGGQRQRLAIARALLNDPEIIVFDEATSDVDTETEELIQESLERLVEERTAFIIAHRLSTIRNADEVVVMDEGRIVEQGAHEELVASGGTYANLWQGQAEAPSADD